In the genome of Desulfurellaceae bacterium, the window TTGACGGGCTTCTCTCCCCGCGAATGCCATCATTACTTCCAGCATTGTGGCTACAGATAATGGTGAACCGCTCTAGTGGGGCCGGAAGTAGGGAATCACGTATTTGCCGAACAGGCGGATCGAGTCCATGATGTTCTGGTGCGGAATGCCGCCGAACTGCATGAAGCACAAGACCTGATCGATACCCGTCTGTTCATATCTTTTCAGAATACGAATGCAGGTGTCGGGATCGCCCATACAAAAGGTCCCGCCCTCGATGAGGTCGTCGAGCGTCTTGCCCGTCCGCTCGCCCTGCACCGCGCCGACCGCGAATTTATACGAGTCGGGTACCTTCACCCCCTGCTCCTGCCACGGCCGATACAGCTGGACCGACTTGTTCAAAAACCACTCGCCGGCCGGGCCACCGACCTCGCGGGCCTGTTTGTCGGTCTCGGCGCAGTGCACGATCCCCAGCGCGGCAACGTTGTCGTTGACAAACGCCCCGACCGGCTCGGCCTCTTGAATGCCCTGCCGATAGATTTCCACCCGCCGGTGCAACTCCTCGGGGTCGCCGATATGAAAACACAGCGCGCCAATCCCCTTACGGCCGGCGTTGGCAAAACTGTCCGGCTGGGCGCAGGCGACCCACAGCGGGGGGTGCGGCTTCTGGACCGGCTTGGGAATGACCGAACGCGGCGGGACCTTGAAATAGTGGCCCTCGTGCGAGAAGGTCTCCTCCGTCCACATGCGGGGAATCATGCCGATGGCTTCTTCCCACATGGCCTTGGTCTCTTCCGGGTTGATCTCAAAGCCGCCCATCT includes:
- a CDS encoding LLM class flavin-dependent oxidoreductase; translated protein: MKFGLMYEIQIPEPHYPGIEQDTYKQVIAQVMLAEEMGFEHFWTVEHHFLTEFSYCPAPEVLYGAISQRTSTIRIGHAVALLPPQYNHPIRVAERAAVLDILSDGRMELGTGRSTTLIEMGGFEINPEETKAMWEEAIGMIPRMWTEETFSHEGHYFKVPPRSVIPKPVQKPHPPLWVACAQPDSFANAGRKGIGALCFHIGDPEELHRRVEIYRQGIQEAEPVGAFVNDNVAALGIVHCAETDKQAREVGGPAGEWFLNKSVQLYRPWQEQGVKVPDSYKFAVGAVQGERTGKTLDDLIEGGTFCMGDPDTCIRILKRYEQTGIDQVLCFMQFGGIPHQNIMDSIRLFGKYVIPYFRPH